A segment of the Candidatus Bathyarchaeota archaeon genome:
CCCGCTTGGAGGGGGGCTAGTTAAGACAGCTACGATAAGTCTCACGGTGAATAAGCCCCCTGAGAGGGACTTTAACATAATGGTATCCCCGCCTTCGCTGAGCATCCCTCAAGGCCAGTCAGCGGAGTTCATAGTAACCGTTTTATCCGTGAACGATTTCGAGGATGAGGTGGCCTTGCATGCGGCGGGACTCCCCAGCGGAGCCTCGGGAAGCTTCAACCCACAGGCTGGGAGGGCAACCTTCTCATCGGCTCTAAGGGTATATGTAGATGCATCCACGCCCCCAGGCTCCTTCACTATAACGGTCATAGGCGAAGGGGGTGGAAAGACCCATAACATCGCATGTACACTCATAATCCTGGAGGCCCCGGCCACAACCACACGTGTGGAGACGACTATCCACACCGGAGAGTTGGAAACCCGTACAACACAAGCGGGGATCCTCCAGGCCTTTAAGGGGGCACTGTCCGGATACAATCTCCTGGTGCTAGCCATCCTCATAGGGGTTATAGCAGCCCTGGCCGCAGCCCTCATCGCCAGAGGGGGAAGGCCCCCGCCTAAAACTCTCAGGGAATCCTACTGCACCGAATGCGGGGCGAGGATCCCCGCCGGGGCCAAGTATTGCCCGAGCTGCGGGGCAGAGCAGAGAAGCTAGGCCTGCATCCGATGGTCAGCAATTGATCTATTCCATTCATTCATTTTTTGCTATTGCCCATTGATGATCGCTGCTTTTCCATGACGTAATATTTAAATTGGATTATCTTAAAAGATCTAGCCGTTCGGCTTAGCTGTTGAGGGATTCGTTTTGGACGGCTTCACATGTTCCATGGCGGCTGTAATCTCTTTAAGTCTATTATCTCTGGTGGGCCTGTTCTTCATATCTCTCAAAGAGGAGACCGTGCACATGCTTCTCTTCTACCTGGTAAGTTTCGCCTGCGGAGCCATTTTTGGCGCTGCTTACTTCGATCTAATCCCGGAGTCCATTGAGCTTATAGGTTTGGAGGGGGCCCTAATCTACATCGTTTTAGGCTTCGTCTTCTTCTACTTCTTGGAGCGCTCCCTCTACTGGTTCCACGGCCACGGGCATCTGCGCGGCGATGGCCATGTGGAGTTGGATGGCTCGGATGAGAGGCTTGGAGTTAAGAGCTTTGCCTATCTGAACCTCGTAGGGGATGGCGTGCACAACTTGATAGATGGGATGGTCGTGGGGGCGAGCTTCCTCGTATCGGTCAGCGCGGGCTTGGTGGCTGCTCTGGCCGTTGCCTTCCATGAGTTGCCCCAGGAGATAGGCGACTTCGCCGTCCTGCTTTACGGGGGGTTGGAGAAGTCTAAAGCCCTAATATTTAATTTCATAACTGCCTTGACAGCGGTTATAGGGGTCGTATTAGTGCATTTCATCTTCTCATCAAGCCATTTTCTAGGCTTACTGATAGGTTTCGCGGGGGGCGGATTCACCTATATCTCAGCGGCTGAGCTTATACCTGAGCTCCAGAGGGAAAGATCCCTATTCAAGTCCTGGATTCAGTTCCTACTATTTATACTCGCATTACTCTTCATCTGGGGTTTAGTGAGCATCCCTATGGGGGATTAATGGGTTAGCACTGGATGCAAAGGCTAGATCGAGCATATCTCACCTACCTCTCGATAGCCTTCCCCCTCCATCTGTAGCGTGGAATGGGAGATGCCGTACTCATCCTTCAGGATCCTCTTAATATCGTTTAGCAGGGTGTCCCGGTTCCCCATGGCTTTTTCAGATAGGACTATGTGGGCGCTTAATACGTGGACATAGCTGGTTATGCTCCATACGTGGAGGTCGTGGACGTCTAGGATCCCTTCGATGCCCCTCAACCTCTCGATGAGCCTCTTCGGATCTATATGTTTAGGCGTCCCCTCGAGGAGTATGTTAACCACTGTTCCCAGCATCCTGCTGGCTCCATAGATTATCACCGCCCCGATTACGATCCCTATGATGGGGTCGATTATGGACCAGCCCGTCAGATATATCGTGATGGCAGCGGCTATCACGCCCATTGAGGATAGGGCGTCGCTTAGGACGTGGAGGAAGGCCGCTTTGACGTTCAGGCTCAGCATCCTCCGGGATATTATCGTCATGGATGCTAAGTTTGCTGTCAACCCTATTGAGGCTACTAGGAGCATGTGGCCCCCATGTACCGTGGGGGTTGAGGTGAGCCTCTCCACGGCCTCGTAGAATATGAATAGTGCCACCGCCACCAGGGTTGCCCCGTTCAGGAGGGCGGCTAAGACCTCAACTCGATAGTATCCATAGGTCTTATCCCACGTCGCAGGTCTCATGGAAACCCTCCCTGCCATGTAGCAAAGGACTAGGGCTGTTAGATCAGCGAACATATGCCAAGCATCGCTGAGCAGGGCAAGACTATTGGATAGGATGCCCCCTACCACCTCCACGGCCATTATAGAAGAGGTCAGGGCCATGGCCGCGGCTAGGTTCCTCTGCTCAGCCACCTTAACGCTGTGAGGATGGATGGAATGTTGCTCCTCTTGGCTCCGAGATCCTAAGCGGGACACCGCCATCCACTCTGGGGCTTTTCGACGACTTCTTTGCCGATTAACCCATTTATCCATCTTTAGTCTTCTGTTTAAAGGTTTTCAACCCTTAAAATAAAATGGGGGACTACCCGATCTTTAGCTCTGACGGAGCCGCCTCGGTGGATGTATATCTCTACGCCTCCGATTTTATTATCGGGGCTCCTTCCGCCCGGTTGACTTTAACCATCATTCCTTCAATTAATTATTATCCATTTGACCCATCTCTATGCTTTCCTTAGGTTTCGGTTCAATCCACCTCTTCAACTTCCCTGGATGATGGGTAACCCTCTTTTCAAGCCTGCATCCGACGGGGCGTAGCTGAGGCTTCAGGTTCAGCTTGGCCTCGAGTTTCTTAGATAGCTAGATTAATAAGTAAGGATGGACAATCCTTACTTATGAAGGAAAAATATGAAGTTAAGGTCACAAGTAAAGGACAGCTAACGCTACCTAAGACGTTAAGGGAGAAGCTGAGAATAGGTAAGGGCAGTAAAGTTATCTTAGAACTGAGGGAAAGGGAAGTAGTTCTGAAACTGGAAGGGACGAGCATTATAGATAGACTGGTGGGCTTAGGAAAAACTAGTAAAAGCAGTCTAGAGCTGCACAGGGAATTCCTTAAAGAATGGGAGAAGTGATGAAAATAGTTATAGATGCGAACGTATTCCTTAACGTGATTTTCGAAGAAGAGGGGTTTTTAGAATCTTCAAAGAGACTGCTTAAACTCGTCGAGCAGAATAGGTTTAGAGGGTACATCTCATCGGTTACATTATCAGAGATAACTTGGGTGGTCCATAGGGAATCAGGTTACAGGAAGGCGAGGGAGGCTTTAAGCTATTTGAAGGATCTATCTGAATTAGGTTTAATCAAGGTAATTCCATTAGATGAAGAAATTGTCTCTGGAATGTTGGAGTGCGTTGAAAAATACAATTTGAGTTTGGTGGATTCATTGGTTTTATCGACCGTGATGAATATCGGGGCCGACGCCCTGGTGACAAGGGATGAATCATTCAGGAGGGTTAGAGAGGTGGAGGTTAAAATCCCTGAGGAGCTGGTATAGGACACGATCGTGAGGAGGAGTTGAGGGCCTCCTTCTACGTCCCGGCCTAGATGGAGATCTCCGATGGCGGAATCGAGGATCTCTCTATAGCCTCGGGGGAGCGTTAACTGGCTCCGGTGAGGTTGGTCGTACCTACATCCTCCCCCTATACTTTGAAAGGGAGACTAATAGCCCGAGCAGGTCTCCCTTTTCTATTCGAGGAGGGTTGACTTATGGGGTCCCGTCTCCACGTATTTCTTTGCCCTCCTCTTTTTTATTGTATTGGGAAACCTTTATATAACAGTGTTATAAACATGATGTGGGTGAAAACCATGCCAAAACTATCCATCATAATCTCCTCCGATAAGCTAGACAAACTTTATCCAGCCGCCATACTGGCCAGCACCGCCGCGGCCATGGACTGGAGGGCGGAACTATTCTTCACCTTCTGGGGCCTATTCGCATTAAAGAAGGGCTACGAGCCCAAAAATGTGAGTGGGGATTACTCCCAATACGAAGACGCCATAATAGGCTCGGTGGAGTCGGGCAGCCTACCCAGTTGGAGAAGCCTCATGGAAAACGCTAAGAAAACGGGGAAAGTAAGGATGTACGCCTGCTCCACGACCCTGAACACCTTCGGAATGAAGAGGGAGGACCTGGAGGAGCTCGTAGATGAGATAGTGGGGGCGGCCACGTTCCTCTCCAAGGCCAGGGATGCGGATGTTACCCTATTCATATCTTAGGCGGGTACATACCACCCGCGTTTAAGGCGGAGGCGGGACCGCCCAGTTAAAGCGACTAAGGATAGGGCAGGATTAGGATGGCTGAAGACGGGAAGGTAGTGGTGGTGGATGCGAGGTTCAAGTCGTGTCCAGGCCCCCTGATAGCGGCGAGCGAAGCGGCTAAGAGAGCTGAGCCCGGCCAGGTTATGAGGATTTTAGTCACAGATCCAGCCGCCCCGTCCGATATAAGGGAGTGGGCCCTAGAGGTTGGGCATAAACCCTTAAAGATATCCGAGCGCGAAGGTGTATACGAGATAGAAATAGAGATAAGGTGAGCTGGAATCTCCTCAGATGTGATCAGAAGCGTGAGAGGCCTAATAGATCTCCACAGGGAGACGGAGCGGGAAGTCTATTTAGACTCGGAGAACTCGGGCCTGGTATTCCCGGAGGCCTTGGAGGAGCTGCTTAGAGCCTATCGTACAGCCGGCTACGGAAACCCATCTATAACCCATAAGGTAGGATGGGAATCCTACGAAGCCGTCTATCAGGCATCGGAAGGGTTATCAAGGATCTTGAACGCCTCGCCCGTGGAGTTAGCGTATACCCATGGGGCCACCGAGGCGAACAACCTCGCGATCCTCGGATCTGCAAAGGCGAACAAGACGAGTAGGAGGAAGATCATCACATCGAGCATAGAGCATCTCAGCGTGATATTCCCGGCTGAGAGGCTTCAAGAACGGGGCTACAGGATCGTGAAGATCCCCGTGGATCAGGATGGCTTCGTGGATCGGGACCAGTTGGAGATGGAGGCGGATGATAATACGTTCCTGGTCAGCATAGGGGCGGTGAATCATGAGATAGGCGTAATCCAGGACTTAAGGGAGCTCGCTGAAACCGTGAAGGATCGGGATCCTTTCATCCTGTTCCACACGGATATGGCTGACGCCCTAGGCAGGATCAGGATAAACCTTAAGGAGCTCAACGTGGACCTTGCGAGTTTCAGTAGCCATAAAGTATACGGGCCTAAAGGGGCGGGCCTTCTCTACGTGAAGGAGGGGGTAAACCTCGAACCCGTGATACATGGACAGTTGAGCTCCCAGAGGCTCTGGCCAGGGGTTGAGAACATTCCATCCATAGTTGGATTCGCGAAGGCCGCTGAAGCCATGGAGAATCTAGATAAGACCAAGCTCATAAAGCTCAGGGACAAGCTGATAGAAGGCATAACCTCACGGGTGGAGGATGTGATCCTCAACGGTCCGAGGGGATCAGGGAGGGCTCCAGACAACGTGAACATATCCTTCCTGTACGTGGAGGGTGAAGCCTTGGTAGTGGAGCTGAGCATGAGGGGAATTTACGCCTCCAGCGGGAGTGCTTGCACCAGCAGGATCCTGCAGCCGAGCCACGTACTATTAGCCATAGGGAGGAGATACGAGGAGGCCCATGGAAGCCTCCTCATGAAGGTTACACCCTTCCACGATGAGGAAGACGTAGACTACGTCCTGAGGCATGTACCCGAGGGTGTGGCCCGCCTGAGATCCCTAAGCCCAATAAGGAGAGTGTGAGATGAGCCTTGTCCAGTAGGGTACCATTAACCTACAGCCCCAAGGTCCTGGAGCTTTTCAGGAATCCCAAGAACTTGGGAAGGATCGAAGGGGCGAACGCCCAAGCCATAGCTGGAAGCCTGGCCTGCGGAGACATGATCGCGGTGTATCTGAAGGTGAACGATGAAACCCATAGGATAGAGGATGCTTCCTTTGAAAGCTACGGATGCGCCGCGAACATCGCGGCCGCAAGCATAATGACAGAGATGATCAAAGGGAGAACCCTGAGGGAGGCGTGGGAGATAAGCTGGAAACAGATATCGGATGAGCTGGGAGGATTACCAGTGGTGAAGTACCACTGCGGCGTATTAGCTGTAGGAGCCCTGAGGAGAGCCATAAGGGGATACTTTAAAGGGAGAGAGACGCCGGAGTGGCTGCCCGGAAACCTAACTCCAGACGAGAAACACGCATTAGAAGAAGAGAAACTAATGGAGATCCTCTCAAAGAAGACGAAATAACGGCTGGCTGAAGGAGCGTTTTCGATTAGGCCTCCCACGTCCTTGTATACCCTGATGAACCCTTCTTCAGGGGGTTGGCAGATAACTCTCCAATAAACTTCTTTGAGAGGATACTGACCTTCACAGTATATCTTTCAGACCAGTTATCTTAACGGTTTCCTCCGTGGGTATCCCATCCTCATCCCATCCCCTGAGCTCGTAATACTTGTTTAACATAGGTTCCAGATGGGTTACCTGCCCCTTGTATGGGCCTTCGGGGAGGGGTTCCTCCAAGCACCTCCTGGGCAGAGTGTCATCTTTACGGGTGAAGCCCTCCCTGACGTTAAACAGCCTGGTGAGGGTTATTACCCTCGCACCGAGCTGCTTAACCTCCTCCACGCTCCCATAGTTGAAGCCCGTGCATGGCACGATCATCTGATAGACCTCCTTGAGCTTCATACCATACAAAGTGAAGAAGCATAGGACAGAGCTGTCCGTTACGGCTTTCTCGTCCTGCCTGTCTATGGCTAATTGGACCTTGCTCTGGTCATAGGATGTGGGATCGGCTCCGCCCCCATAGCCTAGAAGCTCCATCCCGGCGGTGTAGGCTCTGAGATGGCAGGCCCCTCTCTCTGATATGGCGTAGCATAGGCCCATGCCTTGGGCCGCTCTGGGCTCGTAGGCCGGCATCTCCAAGCCTTTAACGTGCATAGCGAAACCCTCGCTCCCAGGATATCTTTCGCTGAGCCTCTTAACACCCTCCTGGAGGGCTCGGCCTACCCCATCCCCCCTGCCTATCTTATCCGTCAGGGATATTATCGCCTCCTTGTCTCCCCATACAGGCCTGATCCCGTCGAGATCCTCCTCGGAGATCATGCCCCTCTGATAGAGCTCCATCACATAGGCTATTATGACGCCCGTGCTTATGCTGTCTATGCCGTACTGGTCGCATAGGAGGTTCGCCTTACATATGGTTTCACGGTCGGCTAAACCCAGGTTGGAGCCTAGGGCGTATATGGTTTCATAGTCCGGGCCGTCCACCGTTAAGCCGTTGAACTCGGCTATCTTACTGCAATATATGTTGCAGCCCATGCTGCAGGCGAAGTCCTTCCTCCAAAGGGTCTTCTTGAAGGCTTCCCCCGAGATCTCCTCGGCCCCTTCAAACCTCCCGGTTTGGAAGTTCCTGGTTGGAAGGGCTCCCGCCTCGTTTATGGTTAGGAGGATGTTAGCGGTCCCGTATCGGGGTAGGCTCCTGACCGTGGCCTCGCTCATCCTGATAGCCCTGAAGGCGATCCAAGCCATGCGTTCAAACCTTTCAGGATCGGCCACCCTGACGGGCTTACTCCCCTTAACAGCTATCGCCTTCAACCCCTTGGAGCCCATGACCGCTCCTAAACCACCCCTACCCGCGCATCTCCAGTTGGAGAAGATGGAGGCTATCTTAGCCATCCTCTCCCCAGCCGGGCCTATCTCAGCGAACTTGAAACCCTTAAATCTCCTGTTCAGCTTGGCCTCCGCCTCATCGGTCTTAAGCCCCCACAGGTCGTCTGCGGGTTCAAGCCTCGCCTCCCCATCCTCTATAACCATCACAACAGGTTCCTCACTCCTACCCGTCACCACGACGGCGTCGTAGCCTGAGTATTTAAGCTCGGGCCCGAAGAAGCTCCCGGAATAACTGTCATCTATGGTCCCCGTGGCGGGGCTCTTGCCTATGACCGCGAACTTGCTACATGGGGTAACCGTCCCGGTGAGCGGCCCCGTAGCGAATATGAGGGGCGCCTCAGGCGCCAAGGGATCTAAGCCCGGCTCCGTCATCCTGTATAAGAGCCAGGCGCCCAGCCCTTTACCTCCCAGGAGGAGCCTCGCTATCTTCTCATCCCAAGTATCCGTCTTAAAGGATTCATCGGATAGGTCGGCGTAAAGGATCCTCCCCGTGTAACCCTTCCCCTCCAGACTCATTTCCGGCCACCATCTCCCTAATCATGTTTTATATGGGGTTATCTTCAAGGCTTCCGTAGGGCACCATTCGGCGCATTTAGGCGACCCCTGGCACATATCGCATACGAGGGGTAGATCACCCGCATCGTCCCATCGGATCACCTTAACGGGGCAGACCTCCACGCACCTCCTGCATTTAATACACTTCTCAGGTATTAATCGTACGTAGCGGAGCTCCCCGTCGAACTCTAAAGCTTGGGTGGGGCATTCCTTTACGCAGAATCCGCACAGGGTGCATACGAACGGCGTATATGTGGTGGGTGGAGCATAGTCCACATGGAGCCTAGCCTTCGATGGGATGAAGCTTAAGCCGTGGCTCTCCGTGCATATGGCCTCGCAGATGCGGCAGCCTATGCAATTGTTCCTGTTCACCTGGATCCTTACGGGCCCCGGTATGGTAGCCCTTAAGGCTTCGCTTATGCTCTTTCCTTCATGGACTATCCCCCTCATGGCGGCGATGAAAGCTGTGGGATCCTCCGCCTGAACCACCTGCCTGCCGAAGACGACCCCCGCCCCTCCGGCCTCCAGGGATTCCACCACCACCTCCATGGCATCCCTCATGGTCTTAGCCTTAGCTCCTCCAAGTATCATGACGGGAACCCCTTCAGCGGCCTCGACGACCTCCCTGAAGGTCTCGGGATCCCCTGTGTAGGGCGCCTTTATTGCGTCTGCTCCAGCCTCCACAGCCATCCTCACAACAACTTTAACCAGCTCGGCGAAATTGGCACCCGTGATCCTCTCCCCGAATGGGACCGGCTCAACTATGAAGGGCATCCCTACGCGGTCGCATCCCCTGGCGAAGGCTGCGAGGGACTCCATGTGGCGGGCCTCCTTAATCTCTTCGCCGTAGCCTATGAAGTAGTAGACCACGACCCCTGAGGCCCCTAGGAGGAGGGCATCCCTGGCCTCGGCAACGCCTATCCTTTCAACGCTCCTCGCTGGAAGCGTATATGTCTTATCCCTGCCCCAGTTGGACCAGTCGGACCTAACCAGGAGAGCCGGGGCGTTCCGGCCGTGGAATAAATGGTTCAGCTCCCTAGCCTGTCCCGGACTTACAAGTATGGCGTCGGGTCCGCCTAGTATTATCTTCCTCAAGGTGGCTTCGAGGTTCTCAACCCCTGGGATCACGCCTAGCATGTATCCGTGATCGGCGGCTACGACCACGGCCCTCCCATCCTGGGGGTTGACGACCTTGCTCAGCCTGATCTCCTTTCCAACGGTTGAGAGCGACAAGGGATCCCATAACCCCCTCTTCACATGAGCTTTTCCTGATCATTTATGGATGAGGCCTTCCAGGATCCTCAATCTCTCAGGCCAATCAGGGTTTTTGAATAGGCCTTCCCCCACCATCATGCCCGCCGCCCCGGAATCCACGGCCTCCCTGCATAGGTCCTTAAGTTTCTCAGCATCATAACCGCGATCCCACAGGAGTAGGGGGGCCCTTATCGAATCAACAAGCTCCCTTAGAAGCTTGGAGCTGCCCGGGTAGGGGGCCGCTACTACGTCCGCGCCCGCCTCTAAAGCCATCCTAGCGGCCATGCTGATGCAGTCAAATAGGTTCTCCTTCGTGATCCTCGGGCCGAAGGGTATCGCCTGAACCAGGAGCGGGATCGAGAGCTCAGCGCATCCCCTGGCGAGCCTGGCGACATCCTCCATGTTCTTAGCTTCATCCCGGTCCCTGTCGTAGCCCACTAGGAAGAAGACGGCTCCGGCGGCAGCCCCGGATAAGGCTATGTCCTCCGCCTCAGCCACCATCACGTGCTTCACATCCAGGGCGGGCAACGCGTGGTCTTCCCCCCTGAGCATGTTCGTCCAGTCAGCCCTGATTATCGGTGCGGGCGCAGCCCTCCCCCTCAGCCTCCCATACACGCGTTTAATTTGACCTAAAGTCAGGACCACAGCGTCGGCGCCCCCAGCCCTTTCAAGGGCTTCCCCGAGCTTTACAAGGCCTTGGACAGGCCCCAGCATCAGACCGCCATCCATCTCCACTATCAGAGACCTGCGATCCTCAGGCCTCAAGAACTCGGCTAACCGGAGATCCCTGCCTGTAAACGTCAAACTCCGAGCCTCCATCCACCCACTATCGAATACACTTTTCACCGCATACACATATAAACCCTCCTAACTCGGGACTGTTCAGCCTTAAAATCCAATTTGGCAGGGCCCCCAGGAAGGGCGTCCCCACGGCGATGCCGTCTAAAGCTCCCTCGGATCCCGGTGAAGAGATGGCGGAAAGCTGAGAGACCCGATAGTTATCCCTGTGGCGTGGTTAATCCCAGTATCGCCTCGGCGTTCCTCGTAGTGGAGTCTGCTACATCCCTTATGCTTGTATCCTTGATCTCCGCTATCCTCTCGGCTATGTACACGATGTGAGAGGGCTCGTTCCTTCTACCTCTAACCGGCTGGGGTGCCAACCAGGGGGAGTCCGTCTCTATTAGAAGCCTCTCCATAGGCATGTTATACACGATCCTTTCAAGTCTCTTGGCGTTCGGATAGGTTACGGGGCCGGCGAAGGATATGTAAAAGTTTAAGGCCATGCACTGCTTAGCCGTTTCATAGCTCCCACTGAAGCAGTGCATTATTCCCCTTATCTCAGCCTTGTATCCTCGAAGTATCTCTAATAGGTCGTTGTGGGCCTCCCTGCAATGAATTATTACGGGCAGGTTCAAGGCGTATGCCAGCTCCAGCTGGGCTTTAAAGGCTGAGATCTGGAGGCCCCTCGGGGAGAGGCCCCTGTAGTAGTCTAGGCCTATCTCCCCGATCGCCACTACCTTTGGATCCCGGCTCAAATCTTCCAGGAATCCCAGAGCATCGGGGTTCACTGAGTATGCTTCATGGGGGTGTATCCCCACCGCAGCGTATATGCCCGTGTTTGAGCGGGCCAGCTCCAAAGCTTTCAGGCTGGATTCCAGATTGTAGCCCACGTTAACGATCCCTTTGACACCCCTGCCTACGGCACGCCTTATCACTTCACATCTGTCCAAGTCGAAGTCGCTCCATTCCAGATGGGCGTGAGTATCGAACAGGTGAAACTCCAACTCCCTCCCACCCCCTACTTCGGGTCGATCCAATCCATCTATTTTACAAGTCAACTAAATATGGTAATTGATTGCTAAGTGGCTGATTAGTAGGCTCTTCTCTATCGGGGCGGTTTTCCGATGTTTTAATTGGTCTTACCTGTCTCTCTTCCTCTCCGAAACTTTTAAAAACATGGTTTACGAGGTATTGCTATCGCCCCATAATGGTGAATGAGGATGGCTGTAACACCCACTCCGCTTGAGCATGCGGCCCTCTGGGGTATCGTCGCCATAGCCGTCGGCGCCCTCACATACGCGGCGTTGCTGGCGAGGTACGTCCTAAAGGAGCCTAAGGGTTCAGGTAGGATGCTGGAGGTCTGGTCCGCCATAAGGGAGGGGGCTAACGCCTACCTCAAACGCCAGTTTAAATCCATACTCCTCCTGATAGGCGTCTTAGCCGCAGTACTATATTATACGGCCTACATCGCAGAGGCCCCTCTCTCGATATC
Coding sequences within it:
- a CDS encoding PIN domain-containing protein, with translation MKIVIDANVFLNVIFEEEGFLESSKRLLKLVEQNRFRGYISSVTLSEITWVVHRESGYRKAREALSYLKDLSELGLIKVIPLDEEIVSGMLECVEKYNLSLVDSLVLSTVMNIGADALVTRDESFRRVREVEVKIPEELV
- a CDS encoding cysteine desulfurase, encoding MRSVRGLIDLHRETEREVYLDSENSGLVFPEALEELLRAYRTAGYGNPSITHKVGWESYEAVYQASEGLSRILNASPVELAYTHGATEANNLAILGSAKANKTSRRKIITSSIEHLSVIFPAERLQERGYRIVKIPVDQDGFVDRDQLEMEADDNTFLVSIGAVNHEIGVIQDLRELAETVKDRDPFILFHTDMADALGRIRINLKELNVDLASFSSHKVYGPKGAGLLYVKEGVNLEPVIHGQLSSQRLWPGVENIPSIVGFAKAAEAMENLDKTKLIKLRDKLIEGITSRVEDVILNGPRGSGRAPDNVNISFLYVEGEALVVELSMRGIYASSGSACTSRILQPSHVLLAIGRRYEEAHGSLLMKVTPFHDEEDVDYVLRHVPEGVARLRSLSPIRRV
- a CDS encoding cation transporter; translated protein: MSRLGSRSQEEQHSIHPHSVKVAEQRNLAAAMALTSSIMAVEVVGGILSNSLALLSDAWHMFADLTALVLCYMAGRVSMRPATWDKTYGYYRVEVLAALLNGATLVAVALFIFYEAVERLTSTPTVHGGHMLLVASIGLTANLASMTIISRRMLSLNVKAAFLHVLSDALSSMGVIAAAITIYLTGWSIIDPIIGIVIGAVIIYGASRMLGTVVNILLEGTPKHIDPKRLIERLRGIEGILDVHDLHVWSITSYVHVLSAHIVLSEKAMGNRDTLLNDIKRILKDEYGISHSTLQMEGEGYREVGEICSI
- a CDS encoding 4Fe-4S dicluster domain-containing protein; protein product: MSLSTVGKEIRLSKVVNPQDGRAVVVAADHGYMLGVIPGVENLEATLRKIILGGPDAILVSPGQARELNHLFHGRNAPALLVRSDWSNWGRDKTYTLPARSVERIGVAEARDALLLGASGVVVYYFIGYGEEIKEARHMESLAAFARGCDRVGMPFIVEPVPFGERITGANFAELVKVVVRMAVEAGADAIKAPYTGDPETFREVVEAAEGVPVMILGGAKAKTMRDAMEVVVESLEAGGAGVVFGRQVVQAEDPTAFIAAMRGIVHEGKSISEALRATIPGPVRIQVNRNNCIGCRICEAICTESHGLSFIPSKARLHVDYAPPTTYTPFVCTLCGFCVKECPTQALEFDGELRYVRLIPEKCIKCRRCVEVCPVKVIRWDDAGDLPLVCDMCQGSPKCAEWCPTEALKITPYKT
- a CDS encoding iron-sulfur cluster assembly scaffold protein, which translates into the protein MSSRVPLTYSPKVLELFRNPKNLGRIEGANAQAIAGSLACGDMIAVYLKVNDETHRIEDASFESYGCAANIAAASIMTEMIKGRTLREAWEISWKQISDELGGLPVVKYHCGVLAVGALRRAIRGYFKGRETPEWLPGNLTPDEKHALEEEKLMEILSKKTK
- a CDS encoding sulfurtransferase TusA family protein, with protein sequence MAEDGKVVVVDARFKSCPGPLIAASEAAKRAEPGQVMRILVTDPAAPSDIREWALEVGHKPLKISEREGVYEIEIEIR
- a CDS encoding TatD family hydrolase; protein product: MEFHLFDTHAHLEWSDFDLDRCEVIRRAVGRGVKGIVNVGYNLESSLKALELARSNTGIYAAVGIHPHEAYSVNPDALGFLEDLSRDPKVVAIGEIGLDYYRGLSPRGLQISAFKAQLELAYALNLPVIIHCREAHNDLLEILRGYKAEIRGIMHCFSGSYETAKQCMALNFYISFAGPVTYPNAKRLERIVYNMPMERLLIETDSPWLAPQPVRGRRNEPSHIVYIAERIAEIKDTSIRDVADSTTRNAEAILGLTTPQG
- a CDS encoding aldehyde ferredoxin oxidoreductase family protein codes for the protein MSLEGKGYTGRILYADLSDESFKTDTWDEKIARLLLGGKGLGAWLLYRMTEPGLDPLAPEAPLIFATGPLTGTVTPCSKFAVIGKSPATGTIDDSYSGSFFGPELKYSGYDAVVVTGRSEEPVVMVIEDGEARLEPADDLWGLKTDEAEAKLNRRFKGFKFAEIGPAGERMAKIASIFSNWRCAGRGGLGAVMGSKGLKAIAVKGSKPVRVADPERFERMAWIAFRAIRMSEATVRSLPRYGTANILLTINEAGALPTRNFQTGRFEGAEEISGEAFKKTLWRKDFACSMGCNIYCSKIAEFNGLTVDGPDYETIYALGSNLGLADRETICKANLLCDQYGIDSISTGVIIAYVMELYQRGMISEEDLDGIRPVWGDKEAIISLTDKIGRGDGVGRALQEGVKRLSERYPGSEGFAMHVKGLEMPAYEPRAAQGMGLCYAISERGACHLRAYTAGMELLGYGGGADPTSYDQSKVQLAIDRQDEKAVTDSSVLCFFTLYGMKLKEVYQMIVPCTGFNYGSVEEVKQLGARVITLTRLFNVREGFTRKDDTLPRRCLEEPLPEGPYKGQVTHLEPMLNKYYELRGWDEDGIPTEETVKITGLKDIL
- a CDS encoding DsrE/DsrF/DrsH-like family protein, with the translated sequence MMWVKTMPKLSIIISSDKLDKLYPAAILASTAAAMDWRAELFFTFWGLFALKKGYEPKNVSGDYSQYEDAIIGSVESGSLPSWRSLMENAKKTGKVRMYACSTTLNTFGMKREDLEELVDEIVGAATFLSKARDADVTLFIS
- a CDS encoding ZIP family metal transporter — translated: MDGFTCSMAAVISLSLLSLVGLFFISLKEETVHMLLFYLVSFACGAIFGAAYFDLIPESIELIGLEGALIYIVLGFVFFYFLERSLYWFHGHGHLRGDGHVELDGSDERLGVKSFAYLNLVGDGVHNLIDGMVVGASFLVSVSAGLVAALAVAFHELPQEIGDFAVLLYGGLEKSKALIFNFITALTAVIGVVLVHFIFSSSHFLGLLIGFAGGGFTYISAAELIPELQRERSLFKSWIQFLLFILALLFIWGLVSIPMGD
- a CDS encoding AbrB/MazE/SpoVT family DNA-binding domain-containing protein; translation: MKEKYEVKVTSKGQLTLPKTLREKLRIGKGSKVILELREREVVLKLEGTSIIDRLVGLGKTSKSSLELHREFLKEWEK